The Coraliomargarita parva genome contains a region encoding:
- a CDS encoding NAD(P)/FAD-dependent oxidoreductase → MSGAHAASQASKEATKTMTIAIIGGGAAGFFTALTVAEANPQARITIYERGRQYLSKVKISGGGRCNVTHACFDPKQLAAYYPRGARELRAAFHRWQPQDTLNWFAERGVRIKKEDDGRMFPVTDDSQTIIDCFLNEAKRHNVQLLKGVGLQTLAPEEDGTFTLERTDACFDRADKVCIASGSLKASPLVRAIESLGHHIEPLAPSLFAFNVSDKRISQLAGLSVQHATVSLGGRLSSTAASKKAPASQTGPLLITHRGFSGPAILKLSAWEARSLQEQDYHFEIDVNWLGDVSENELREQFKQLRTVEGKKRVKNTPLDSIPRRLWEKLTEAAGIEETSTWAQIPKKAETALVNELVQGRYQVQGKTTNKDEFVTCGGVSRNEIDWRTMESKIVPGLYFAGECIDYDGITGGFNFQGAWTTGRIAGLAMTQSSKTVTIS, encoded by the coding sequence ATGAGCGGAGCCCATGCAGCCAGTCAAGCGAGCAAAGAAGCCACAAAGACGATGACCATCGCCATCATCGGGGGCGGCGCGGCCGGCTTCTTTACCGCACTCACCGTGGCCGAGGCCAACCCACAGGCGCGGATCACGATCTACGAGCGCGGCCGCCAGTACCTGTCTAAGGTCAAGATATCCGGCGGGGGACGCTGCAACGTCACCCATGCCTGCTTCGATCCCAAACAACTCGCCGCCTACTATCCGCGGGGTGCCCGCGAACTGCGGGCCGCCTTTCACCGCTGGCAGCCACAGGACACGCTCAACTGGTTCGCGGAGCGCGGCGTGCGAATCAAGAAGGAAGACGACGGTCGCATGTTCCCCGTCACCGACGACTCCCAGACCATCATCGATTGCTTTCTCAACGAAGCCAAACGGCACAATGTTCAACTGCTGAAAGGTGTCGGCCTGCAGACACTGGCCCCCGAAGAAGACGGCACCTTCACGCTGGAGCGGACCGACGCCTGCTTCGACCGTGCCGACAAGGTCTGTATCGCCAGCGGATCCCTCAAAGCCTCTCCCCTCGTCCGAGCCATCGAAAGCCTGGGCCACCACATCGAGCCCCTCGCCCCCTCGCTCTTCGCCTTCAACGTTTCCGACAAGCGCATCAGCCAGCTCGCCGGCCTCTCCGTCCAGCACGCAACTGTCTCCCTGGGAGGGCGGTTGTCCTCAACCGCCGCCTCCAAGAAGGCCCCCGCCTCTCAGACCGGCCCGCTCCTCATCACTCACCGCGGCTTCAGCGGTCCCGCCATCCTCAAGCTGTCCGCATGGGAAGCCCGCAGCCTGCAGGAGCAGGACTATCATTTCGAAATCGACGTCAACTGGCTGGGTGACGTATCCGAGAATGAACTACGCGAGCAGTTCAAGCAGCTCCGTACCGTCGAAGGAAAGAAACGCGTCAAGAATACCCCGCTCGATTCGATTCCCCGCCGTCTCTGGGAAAAGCTCACCGAAGCCGCCGGCATCGAGGAAACAAGCACCTGGGCACAAATCCCCAAGAAAGCCGAAACCGCCCTCGTCAACGAACTCGTCCAAGGCCGCTACCAGGTTCAGGGCAAGACCACCAACAAGGACGAATTCGTCACCTGCGGCGGCGTTTCCCGGAATGAAATCGACTGGCGCACGATGGAGAGCAAAATCGTCCCGGGCCTCTACTTCGCGGGCGAATGCATCGACTACGATGGCATCACCGGCGGATTCAACTTTCAAGGGGCTTGGACGACCGGACGCATCGCGGGTTTGGCAATGACTCAATCATCCAAAACGGTCACAATCTCGTAG
- a CDS encoding CHAD domain-containing protein, with amino-acid sequence MKLALAAQKKAAPQIRKCFDALCGEAVSVLADYPESNPEGLHEARKAVKRLRALLRLLRGIVPDKERREIDQTLGKASRKLHHLRDREVLLDLLQQWNRELPLGRSPVLDRALSKLIHAIKSQPAALPGEEECRLLQERFAQKLKQAGKRFHKLDLSSVNWKSLKKNLLNYEASKDKARQSCMEAPTEKHLHNWRKRLKDCFYQSIFLKERLELTDEYLASIKAEESTLSDARDCDLAREMLPPLASTCLTPTERRSLSHFLGKKQRALDPLNVATA; translated from the coding sequence ATGAAGCTCGCGTTGGCAGCCCAAAAGAAAGCGGCCCCTCAAATCCGCAAATGCTTTGATGCACTCTGCGGGGAGGCCGTATCGGTCTTGGCCGACTACCCGGAATCGAACCCGGAAGGCCTGCACGAAGCCCGGAAGGCAGTCAAGCGCCTGCGCGCCCTCCTGAGGCTGCTCCGAGGCATCGTCCCCGACAAAGAACGCAGGGAGATCGACCAAACCTTGGGCAAAGCATCCCGCAAGCTGCACCATCTGCGTGACCGCGAAGTCCTGCTGGACTTGCTGCAGCAATGGAACCGCGAACTGCCCTTGGGACGCAGTCCGGTCCTGGACCGGGCGCTGAGCAAACTGATTCATGCAATCAAGAGTCAGCCGGCGGCACTTCCCGGCGAGGAGGAGTGTCGCCTCCTCCAGGAGCGTTTCGCCCAAAAGCTCAAGCAGGCCGGAAAGCGCTTCCACAAACTCGACCTTAGCAGCGTGAATTGGAAAAGTTTGAAGAAGAACCTTCTCAACTACGAGGCAAGCAAAGACAAAGCGCGGCAAAGCTGCATGGAGGCCCCGACCGAGAAACACCTCCACAACTGGCGAAAGCGTCTCAAGGACTGCTTCTATCAAAGTATCTTCCTCAAGGAACGCCTGGAACTCACGGACGAATATCTGGCATCCATCAAAGCCGAAGAGAGCACCCTCAGCGATGCGCGCGACTGCGATCTTGCCCGCGAGATGCTGCCCCCCCTGGCAAGCACCTGCCTGACTCCGACGGAACGGCGTAGCCTCAGCCATTTCCTGGGCAAGAAACAGCGCGCCCTCGACCCCTTAAATGTCGCAACCGCTTGA
- a CDS encoding AAA family ATPase — protein sequence MSTSTSSRGCGSYVAANLFNPDHSQTASQTIPAVTVSRQTGSRGAAVCERLVTILEESNKGGENPWTLYDHDLVRQILRDHNLPEHLAQFMPDGSVSEYQSTINELLGRHPSLWSLYEDSVHTIRRLAHEGHCILVGRGGNFITKAFPQVLKVRIVGSKHRRIQEVMNRANVSTKQAETILRNEDNARASYVRKHYNSDIDEPTHYDLIVNTDHLNDEAAAGLIASALCEKCQQIR from the coding sequence ATGTCTACCTCTACCAGCTCCCGCGGATGCGGCTCCTATGTGGCCGCCAATCTCTTTAATCCGGATCACAGCCAAACGGCCAGCCAAACCATCCCCGCTGTGACCGTTTCCCGGCAAACCGGCTCCCGTGGTGCCGCGGTTTGTGAGCGCCTCGTCACGATTCTCGAAGAAAGCAACAAGGGCGGAGAAAACCCGTGGACCCTCTACGACCACGATCTGGTGCGCCAGATCCTGCGTGACCACAATTTGCCGGAACATTTGGCCCAATTCATGCCAGACGGCTCCGTCAGCGAATATCAGTCCACCATCAATGAATTGCTGGGACGCCACCCGTCCCTCTGGAGTCTCTACGAGGACAGCGTCCATACCATCAGGCGCCTCGCCCATGAAGGGCATTGCATCCTGGTCGGACGGGGCGGCAACTTCATCACCAAGGCTTTCCCGCAAGTGCTCAAGGTCCGTATTGTCGGCTCCAAGCACCGGCGGATTCAGGAAGTCATGAACCGCGCGAACGTCAGCACCAAGCAGGCCGAAACCATCCTGCGCAATGAAGACAACGCCCGGGCCAGCTACGTACGCAAGCACTACAACAGCGACATCGACGAGCCCACCCACTACGACCTGATCGTCAACACCGACCATCTCAACGATGAAGCAGCAGCAGGCCTGATCGCCAGCGCACTCTGCGAAAAATGCCAACAGATCCGCTAG
- a CDS encoding ATP-binding cassette domain-containing protein, with the protein MSLISYRNLSISFSGPKLLDDAALTLDKRERVCLIGRNGEGKSTLLRILSGEIEADKGEIEQIPDLRVAKLDQEVPAEIEGTVFDLVASGLGPDAAIVAEYHQLTHAYAEDPGNEALAAKLDTLQAEIDRKDAWTLEHKVENILDRVELDGDSRFDSLSGGNKRRALLARALITDPHILLLDEPTNHLDIPGIQWLEEFLRKADITLLFVSHDRAFIRRVANRILDLDRGGLTSFNCDYDTYLTRKSELLSAQAKQQAVFDKKLAEEEVWIRKGIQARRTRNEGRVRALFKMREERAQRRNQQGKSQLQLNEGQLSGRKVIQVDDISYQWDDKPLIGNFSTTIWRGDKIGIVGLNGSGKTTLLNLLLKQLEPHSGSVTHGTKLEVAYFDQHRAQLDESLSVMENVSPYSDTVTINGQQRHILTYLQDFLFTPHAARSPITKLSGGERARLLLARLFLQPANVLVLDEPTNDLDIETVELLEERLLDFDGTLLLVSHDRSFLDNVVTSTIALEGGGQIAEYVGGCEEWLKRYEARQKKPEAPKASSPPPKTEPAKPQKRKLLNKEREALKTLPGRIEQLENEHAALSAQMATNEYYQDPKNDPAKDAARLEALETETLAAYEQWEALSALES; encoded by the coding sequence TTGTCCCTCATAAGCTACCGTAACCTGAGCATCTCATTCAGCGGCCCCAAGTTGCTGGACGATGCGGCGTTGACCTTGGACAAGCGTGAGCGTGTCTGCCTCATCGGCCGCAATGGTGAAGGCAAGTCCACCCTGCTCCGGATCCTCAGCGGTGAAATCGAAGCGGACAAGGGAGAGATCGAACAGATTCCCGACCTACGTGTAGCCAAACTCGATCAGGAAGTGCCGGCGGAGATTGAAGGAACCGTCTTTGATCTCGTGGCATCCGGCCTCGGACCGGATGCGGCCATTGTCGCCGAATACCACCAACTCACCCACGCCTACGCCGAAGACCCGGGCAATGAAGCCCTTGCGGCCAAACTGGACACGCTACAGGCGGAAATCGACCGCAAGGATGCCTGGACGCTGGAGCATAAGGTGGAAAATATCCTCGACCGGGTGGAGCTTGATGGCGACAGCCGGTTCGACAGCCTGTCCGGCGGCAATAAGCGCCGTGCACTCCTCGCCCGCGCCCTGATCACCGACCCGCATATCCTCCTGCTGGACGAACCGACCAACCATCTCGACATTCCGGGGATCCAATGGCTGGAGGAATTTCTCCGCAAGGCGGACATCACCCTGCTATTCGTCTCGCACGACCGTGCCTTCATACGCCGGGTGGCCAACCGCATCTTGGATCTCGACCGCGGCGGCCTCACTTCCTTCAACTGCGACTACGACACCTACTTGACCCGAAAGTCCGAACTCTTGTCGGCTCAGGCCAAACAGCAGGCCGTCTTCGACAAGAAACTGGCTGAAGAGGAAGTCTGGATCCGCAAGGGGATTCAGGCCCGTCGTACCCGCAACGAAGGCCGCGTCCGCGCACTCTTCAAGATGCGCGAAGAGCGGGCCCAGCGCAGGAACCAACAGGGCAAGAGCCAACTGCAACTGAACGAAGGTCAACTGTCCGGTCGCAAGGTCATCCAGGTCGATGACATCAGCTACCAGTGGGACGACAAACCGCTCATCGGCAATTTTTCGACCACGATCTGGCGGGGCGACAAGATCGGCATCGTCGGCCTCAACGGATCCGGTAAAACCACCCTCCTCAACCTCCTGCTCAAGCAACTGGAGCCTCACAGCGGCAGTGTCACCCACGGGACCAAGCTCGAAGTCGCCTACTTCGACCAGCACCGCGCCCAGTTGGACGAATCTCTCAGTGTGATGGAAAACGTCAGCCCGTACAGCGACACCGTTACGATCAACGGGCAGCAGCGACATATCCTGACCTATCTGCAGGACTTCCTGTTCACCCCGCACGCCGCGCGATCCCCCATAACAAAGCTCTCCGGCGGGGAACGTGCGCGTCTCCTCCTTGCCCGTCTCTTCCTACAACCAGCCAACGTCCTCGTACTGGACGAACCGACCAACGACCTCGATATCGAAACGGTCGAATTGCTGGAAGAGCGTCTTCTCGATTTCGACGGTACCCTGCTCCTCGTCAGCCATGACCGCAGCTTTCTCGACAATGTCGTGACCAGTACCATCGCGCTCGAAGGCGGCGGCCAGATCGCCGAATATGTCGGCGGCTGCGAGGAGTGGCTCAAGCGCTACGAGGCCAGGCAGAAAAAGCCGGAAGCCCCCAAAGCCTCGTCCCCCCCACCCAAGACAGAACCCGCCAAACCGCAAAAGCGGAAACTACTCAACAAGGAGCGCGAGGCACTCAAAACCCTGCCCGGCCGTATCGAGCAGCTCGAGAATGAGCATGCGGCTTTAAGCGCCCAAATGGCGACCAACGAGTATTACCAGGACCCCAAAAACGACCCGGCGAAAGACGCCGCCCGCCTCGAAGCCCTCGAAACCGAGACCCTCGCCGCTTACGAGCAATGGGAAGCCCTCAGCGCACTGGAGTCCTAA
- a CDS encoding aldose epimerase family protein: protein MSITSQEFGKLPTGESVSLFTLANSNGLSATVTNYGGIIVSLSVPDRDGKLEDILLGKDDFQGYLDGHPSFACITGRVAGRIGKGQFSLDGKDYQLAINNGPNSLHGGEVGFDKRLWAAEIVKIDGTERLKLSYTDPDGTNHYPGTVTCSVTYAMLEDNSLEITYTATTDKTTPFNITNHAYFNLLGQNKGKVLGHSVQIFADAVATVDEDSTLIGRRDPVVAGFNDYRQPVVLGDLKELVVGNADIHFFLDGGRTQEPKLAAIVKEPTTGRVMETLTTEPGVQFYAGLSLSDEEPEKGKGGVIYEPCDGLCLETQDYADSVNFPEMGGALLQPGEVFQSTTLYRFSTEG, encoded by the coding sequence ATGAGCATCACATCCCAAGAATTCGGCAAACTCCCCACCGGCGAATCCGTTTCCCTCTTCACTTTGGCCAACTCAAACGGCTTGAGCGCAACCGTCACCAACTACGGCGGCATCATCGTCAGCCTGAGTGTACCGGACCGCGACGGGAAGCTGGAGGATATCCTGCTCGGCAAAGACGACTTCCAGGGCTATCTCGACGGCCACCCCTCCTTTGCCTGCATCACCGGGCGCGTCGCCGGACGGATCGGCAAGGGACAATTCAGCCTCGATGGCAAAGACTATCAACTCGCCATCAACAACGGCCCGAATAGCCTGCATGGCGGCGAAGTCGGTTTCGACAAGCGCCTGTGGGCGGCCGAAATCGTGAAAATCGACGGTACCGAGAGGCTTAAGCTCAGCTATACCGACCCGGATGGTACCAACCACTACCCGGGAACCGTGACCTGCTCGGTGACCTATGCCATGCTGGAGGACAATTCCCTCGAGATCACCTACACGGCCACCACCGACAAAACCACCCCCTTTAACATTACCAATCACGCCTATTTCAACCTGCTCGGACAGAACAAGGGCAAGGTACTGGGACACTCCGTTCAGATCTTCGCCGATGCCGTGGCCACGGTGGACGAGGACTCGACCCTAATCGGCCGCCGTGATCCCGTCGTGGCAGGCTTCAACGACTACCGCCAGCCTGTCGTGCTCGGTGACCTCAAGGAACTGGTGGTCGGCAATGCCGATATCCATTTCTTCCTCGATGGTGGGCGGACGCAAGAGCCAAAGCTGGCAGCCATCGTCAAGGAACCGACCACCGGCCGCGTGATGGAAACGCTCACCACCGAACCCGGTGTCCAGTTTTACGCGGGGCTCTCCCTCTCCGATGAGGAGCCGGAAAAAGGCAAAGGCGGCGTCATTTACGAACCCTGCGACGGGCTCTGCCTGGAAACCCAGGACTACGCGGACAGTGTCAATTTCCCGGAGATGGGCGGCGCGCTCCTCCAGCCCGGTGAAGTCTTCCAGTCCACCACGCTGTACCGCTTCAGCACGGAAGGTTAA
- a CDS encoding universal stress protein — MPNILACTDGSLYAPSVYQHAAWAAKRMDASVHVLHMLNPHHEAPVKTDYSGSIGFNARDHLLKELVELEAANARIAQKRGQAILDDAELQLKEAGVAKVAAEQKHGKLSDSIDNYESDADLVVIGKRGNNANFETGHLGSNLERVIRSCRHPVLVAARAFSPMDRFVIAFDGGSSSKKAVEYVAANPLLKGMHCYLLYVGAGNAKVEAALAQAEATLKAAGFEVTIEQRAGDPEKVIGEIVAQDNVDLLVMGAYGHSRIRQLIVGSTTTAMIRTVKIPVLLFR, encoded by the coding sequence ATGCCAAACATTCTCGCCTGTACCGACGGTTCCCTCTACGCCCCCAGTGTCTACCAACACGCCGCATGGGCGGCTAAACGCATGGATGCCAGCGTCCATGTCCTCCACATGCTCAACCCGCATCACGAGGCTCCGGTGAAAACCGACTACAGCGGCAGTATCGGATTCAACGCCCGGGATCATCTGCTGAAGGAACTGGTCGAGCTCGAAGCCGCCAATGCCCGTATTGCCCAGAAACGAGGCCAAGCCATACTCGATGATGCGGAACTGCAACTGAAGGAAGCCGGTGTCGCCAAGGTCGCCGCCGAGCAGAAGCATGGAAAGTTGAGCGATTCGATCGACAACTACGAAAGTGACGCCGACCTCGTCGTCATCGGCAAGCGCGGCAACAACGCCAATTTCGAAACCGGACACTTGGGCTCCAACCTCGAACGGGTCATCCGCAGTTGCCGACACCCGGTTCTGGTGGCCGCCCGTGCCTTCAGCCCAATGGATCGCTTTGTCATCGCCTTTGATGGCGGATCCAGCTCGAAGAAAGCGGTCGAATATGTCGCCGCCAACCCGCTACTCAAGGGCATGCATTGCTATCTGCTCTACGTTGGCGCCGGTAATGCCAAGGTGGAGGCCGCTCTCGCCCAGGCCGAAGCCACACTTAAGGCCGCCGGATTTGAGGTCACAATCGAGCAGCGCGCAGGCGATCCGGAAAAAGTGATCGGCGAAATTGTGGCCCAGGACAATGTCGATCTGCTGGTCATGGGAGCCTACGGGCACTCCCGAATCCGTCAGCTTATCGTGGGAAGCACCACGACTGCAATGATCCGTACAGTGAAGATTCCCGTATTGCTCTTCCGCTGA
- a CDS encoding SulP family inorganic anion transporter: MTQSNYFREWFSNPRKDLIAGTVVALALIPEAIAFSIIAGVDPKVGLYASFCIAVVIAFLGGRPGMISAATGAMAVLFVSLVRDHGLEYLLPTTILTGIFQILAGVFKLGNLMRFVSRSVVTGFVNALAIIIFMAQLPQFHEQGLLMYAMVAAGLAIIYGLPRLTTAVPSPLVCIILLTALSMLMGWGDTLRTVGDMGTLPASLPVFLLPEIPLNWETLQVIFPYAISLAIVGLLESLMTAAIVDDFTDTGSNKNRECCGQGVANILSGFLGGMAGCAMIGQSVINVKSGGRGRLSTFAAGIILLILILVLDDFVRQIPMAALVAVMIMVSIGTFSWESLKTLKVHHRTSSCVMLTTVLVTVLCHNLAYGVGAGVLLSALFFAYKVSRLLEIDSKLEVSKTERTYSIRGQLFFVSASTFSEAFDFREVLEKVTIDVSAAHFWDLSAINALDRVVLKFRREGTEVEIVGLNEASKTLVLQIAKHDKPGALEGLGGH; the protein is encoded by the coding sequence ATGACACAGAGCAATTATTTCCGCGAATGGTTCTCCAATCCGCGCAAGGATCTCATCGCCGGCACCGTGGTGGCCCTGGCCTTGATCCCGGAAGCGATCGCCTTCTCCATCATTGCGGGCGTCGATCCCAAGGTCGGCCTCTACGCCTCCTTCTGTATCGCAGTCGTGATCGCCTTTCTCGGCGGACGTCCGGGCATGATCTCCGCCGCAACCGGTGCCATGGCCGTGCTCTTCGTCTCACTGGTACGCGACCACGGTCTGGAATACCTGCTGCCAACCACCATTCTCACCGGCATCTTTCAAATACTGGCCGGCGTCTTCAAATTGGGGAATTTGATGCGTTTCGTATCCCGTTCGGTCGTGACCGGCTTTGTCAATGCCCTCGCCATCATCATCTTCATGGCCCAACTGCCGCAGTTCCATGAGCAGGGCCTTCTCATGTACGCCATGGTGGCAGCGGGACTCGCGATCATTTACGGACTGCCCCGCCTGACCACGGCAGTCCCTTCACCACTGGTCTGCATTATCCTCCTGACCGCACTCTCCATGCTCATGGGTTGGGGCGATACCCTAAGAACAGTCGGAGACATGGGCACATTGCCCGCCTCGCTCCCGGTCTTCCTGCTGCCCGAAATCCCCCTCAATTGGGAAACATTGCAGGTCATTTTCCCCTATGCCATCTCCCTCGCCATCGTCGGCCTGCTGGAATCACTCATGACCGCGGCCATCGTCGACGACTTCACCGACACCGGAAGCAACAAGAACCGGGAATGCTGCGGCCAGGGCGTGGCCAACATCCTCTCCGGCTTTCTCGGCGGCATGGCTGGCTGCGCCATGATTGGCCAGTCGGTCATCAATGTAAAATCCGGCGGCCGCGGACGCCTCTCCACTTTTGCGGCGGGCATCATCCTGCTGATCCTGATCCTGGTCCTGGACGACTTTGTGCGCCAGATTCCGATGGCCGCATTGGTCGCCGTCATGATCATGGTCTCGATCGGTACCTTCAGCTGGGAATCGCTCAAAACTCTGAAGGTCCACCACCGCACCTCCAGCTGCGTAATGCTGACCACCGTCCTGGTCACCGTGCTCTGCCACAACCTGGCCTACGGCGTCGGGGCCGGCGTCCTGCTCAGCGCCCTCTTTTTCGCCTACAAGGTGTCCCGCCTGCTGGAAATCGATTCCAAGCTGGAAGTCAGCAAAACCGAGCGCACCTACTCCATCCGTGGACAACTGTTCTTTGTCTCCGCCAGTACCTTCAGCGAGGCCTTTGATTTCCGGGAAGTGCTGGAAAAAGTCACGATCGATGTGTCGGCGGCGCACTTCTGGGATCTCTCCGCGATCAACGCCCTCGACCGTGTGGTCTTGAAATTCCGCCGTGAAGGCACTGAAGTAGAGATCGTTGGCCTCAACGAGGCCAGCAAGACACTCGTGCTCCAAATCGCCAAACACGACAAGCCCGGCGCCCTGGAAGGACTCGGCGGTCATTAA
- a CDS encoding tRNA dihydrouridine synthase has protein sequence MQDVTTLPFMRLLGQYGAPDLLFTEYFRVHEHSTLEKHIVDSILHHGTGRPVFAQLIGESLPDLERTVASIEAAGLPVAGIDLNMGCPAPKVYKKNVGGGLLRDPARIDEVLGCLRAAVRGPFTVKMRIGFESDIHFEKILDLLEKHRVDLLSLHARTVKEAYRSEVHYEYITRAVKRLKIPVLANGNITSLAKGQWTLDETGCAGLMIGRSCIRNPWIFRQLREHFEGKPVFQPTLGDVRQYVEDLFEATTIPDRTGIYHVNHLKKFLNFVGLGVDTNGQFMHDMRRAKTKAEMDAICDRHLVDGGKAEQPFPDEPIKGLVARPNCETSKGCSL, from the coding sequence ATGCAGGATGTCACCACCCTGCCCTTTATGCGGCTGCTGGGTCAATATGGTGCGCCGGACCTGCTCTTCACCGAGTACTTCCGCGTCCACGAGCACTCCACGCTGGAGAAGCACATCGTCGATTCCATTCTCCACCACGGAACCGGGCGCCCGGTATTTGCCCAGCTGATCGGGGAAAGCCTGCCCGATCTGGAACGCACAGTCGCCTCCATTGAGGCGGCCGGATTGCCCGTCGCCGGCATCGATTTAAACATGGGCTGCCCCGCCCCCAAGGTTTACAAGAAGAATGTCGGAGGCGGTCTGCTCCGGGACCCTGCTCGGATCGACGAGGTTCTCGGCTGCCTGCGCGCCGCGGTCCGGGGCCCCTTCACCGTAAAAATGAGGATCGGTTTCGAGAGCGACATCCATTTCGAGAAGATCCTCGACCTGCTTGAAAAGCACCGGGTCGACCTGCTCAGCCTGCATGCCAGAACGGTCAAGGAGGCCTACCGCAGCGAAGTGCACTACGAATACATCACCCGGGCCGTCAAACGCCTCAAGATTCCGGTTCTGGCCAACGGCAATATCACCTCGCTCGCCAAAGGCCAGTGGACTCTGGACGAGACCGGCTGCGCAGGCCTCATGATCGGACGCTCCTGTATCCGTAATCCATGGATTTTCCGTCAGTTACGGGAGCATTTTGAAGGCAAACCTGTCTTTCAGCCCACACTCGGCGATGTCCGCCAGTATGTGGAAGACCTCTTCGAGGCCACCACCATCCCGGACCGCACGGGGATCTACCACGTCAACCATCTGAAGAAATTCCTCAATTTCGTGGGGCTCGGCGTCGATACCAACGGCCAGTTCATGCACGACATGCGCCGTGCCAAGACCAAGGCGGAAATGGACGCAATTTGCGATCGTCACCTGGTCGACGGCGGCAAAGCCGAGCAGCCTTTTCCCGACGAACCGATCAAGGGTCTGGTGGCCCGGCCCAACTGCGAGACCTCGAAGGGCTGCAGCCTGTAA
- a CDS encoding bifunctional nuclease family protein yields the protein MSHSVVPVQIKGVMPTSNGCAVFLGNEEKTFVIYVDQGIGQAIQRAVNGEELERPMTHNLMVTILDGLGAEVERVVINDVNNGTFYARLIISMENELGHKIVELDARPSDSIVLALICQKPMYTARSVIDAVDDMTEILEKILKENEE from the coding sequence ATGAGTCACAGCGTTGTGCCAGTTCAAATCAAAGGCGTCATGCCCACCTCCAACGGATGCGCCGTCTTCCTCGGCAATGAGGAAAAGACTTTCGTCATCTATGTGGATCAGGGCATCGGGCAAGCCATCCAGCGCGCAGTCAACGGCGAGGAACTGGAGCGTCCGATGACGCATAACCTAATGGTCACGATTCTCGACGGGCTCGGTGCCGAAGTCGAGCGCGTGGTCATTAACGACGTGAACAACGGCACATTCTACGCCCGGCTGATCATTTCCATGGAAAACGAGTTGGGGCACAAGATCGTCGAGTTGGATGCGCGCCCCAGCGACTCGATCGTGCTCGCGCTCATCTGCCAAAAGCCGATGTACACCGCCCGCTCGGTCATCGATGCGGTCGACGACATGACCGAGATCCTAGAGAAGATCCTCAAGGAAAACGAGGAGTAG
- a CDS encoding SOS response-associated peptidase, protein MCGRYTLHINKKKLAEAIGRELPDSYEPDFNIAPGREVLSLTADGAAPGLPRMMQWGLRTPQNFHINARIETADTSPRFRESWEDYRCLIPANGFYEWYQDGVTKQPYYFYPESGELLFYAGLWFPSILDENPASCVILTTAANQSVSGVHNRMPVILPQSCTGEWIQGRLPRTEAVRLAADCNLFSHTVSQRVNSSRNNDSRLVEATAPLTDDQMMLF, encoded by the coding sequence ATGTGCGGACGATATACACTCCACATAAATAAAAAGAAGCTCGCCGAGGCCATCGGCCGTGAGCTGCCGGACAGCTACGAGCCGGACTTCAATATCGCCCCCGGTCGCGAGGTTCTGTCCCTCACCGCCGATGGCGCGGCTCCGGGATTGCCCCGCATGATGCAATGGGGCCTGCGCACACCGCAGAATTTCCATATCAATGCCCGTATTGAAACAGCGGATACTTCACCGCGCTTCCGCGAAAGCTGGGAGGACTACCGCTGCCTCATCCCCGCCAACGGGTTCTATGAGTGGTACCAGGACGGGGTCACCAAGCAACCCTACTATTTCTACCCGGAGTCGGGGGAACTTCTCTTTTATGCCGGCCTTTGGTTCCCGTCCATTCTGGACGAAAATCCCGCATCCTGTGTCATCCTGACCACCGCCGCCAACCAAAGTGTCAGCGGGGTACACAACCGCATGCCGGTCATTCTCCCCCAGTCCTGCACCGGCGAATGGATTCAGGGGCGCCTGCCGCGAACCGAAGCGGTCCGCCTGGCTGCCGACTGCAACCTGTTCTCCCACACCGTCTCGCAACGGGTCAATAGCAGCCGAAACAACGACAGCCGTCTCGTGGAAGCAACCGCCCCCCTGACCGACGACCAAATGATGCTCTTCTAA